The Phycisphaeraceae bacterium genome has a window encoding:
- a CDS encoding aminomethyl transferase family protein, whose amino-acid sequence MAETSPLRNRHDDYARSLRALGGGRSGTAPQAGGVISETEAASLLLRAEVETIPYGPPDQSTQIVATWGLVEAEYAAIRRGAGLMDRPERGVIRVTGADRVDFLHRMLTQDLRGLAAGPAETARGVRSFWLNRKGRIEADLLLMARADDLLIDVDAHLVGPTIQSLGSYAFAEDVVFEDARQSFHRLSIHGPRAWEVLRWAGGTPAPPMPAPPVGGVWSGEIFGATIHAVRFDDTGEPGFELFVSRESVVGAWDALLDSDASLAEGKRRIRPVGWYAYNIARIEHGTPLFNVDFGVTELPHETGIVDQRVSFTKGCYLGQEVVSRLHHLGRPKQQLVGLRVEGEGLPVAEAQIFALPESGVVSDAPGPQVGVVTSSTLSPMLGATPIAFGMVRSSHAAPGTRLVVHAEGAAYAAVVQSLRFWPIEKGTAT is encoded by the coding sequence ATGGCCGAAACCTCGCCACTTCGCAACCGACACGATGACTACGCGCGGTCGCTGCGCGCCCTGGGGGGCGGGCGAAGCGGGACGGCGCCGCAGGCAGGCGGCGTGATTTCAGAAACCGAAGCCGCGTCGTTGCTGCTCCGGGCGGAAGTCGAGACGATCCCGTACGGTCCGCCTGACCAGTCGACGCAGATCGTCGCCACGTGGGGTCTGGTGGAGGCGGAGTACGCCGCCATCCGCCGCGGGGCGGGGCTGATGGACCGGCCAGAGCGAGGCGTGATCCGCGTGACGGGGGCGGATCGCGTGGATTTTCTTCATCGCATGCTCACGCAGGATCTGCGGGGACTGGCGGCAGGCCCGGCGGAGACGGCTCGCGGCGTGCGATCGTTCTGGCTCAATCGCAAGGGCCGCATCGAGGCCGACCTGCTGCTCATGGCGCGTGCCGATGACCTGCTGATCGACGTGGATGCGCACCTGGTCGGGCCGACGATCCAGTCGCTCGGCTCCTACGCCTTCGCCGAGGACGTGGTGTTCGAGGATGCGCGGCAGTCGTTCCACCGGCTGTCGATCCACGGCCCGCGCGCGTGGGAGGTGTTGCGGTGGGCCGGCGGGACGCCTGCACCGCCGATGCCCGCGCCACCGGTCGGCGGCGTCTGGTCAGGCGAGATCTTCGGCGCCACGATCCACGCGGTGCGATTCGACGACACGGGCGAGCCGGGGTTTGAACTGTTCGTGTCGCGCGAGTCCGTGGTGGGCGCGTGGGATGCGCTGCTGGACTCGGACGCGTCGCTGGCGGAAGGCAAGCGCCGCATCCGGCCTGTGGGGTGGTATGCGTACAACATCGCGCGCATCGAACATGGCACGCCGCTGTTCAACGTGGATTTCGGCGTGACCGAGCTGCCTCACGAAACGGGCATCGTGGACCAGCGTGTGTCTTTCACCAAGGGTTGCTACCTGGGCCAGGAGGTCGTCTCGCGCCTGCACCATCTGGGCAGGCCGAAGCAGCAGTTGGTGGGGCTTCGCGTGGAAGGCGAGGGACTGCCCGTGGCCGAGGCGCAGATCTTCGCGCTGCCGGAATCAGGGGTTGTGAGCGATGCTCCCGGCCCGCAGGTGGGCGTGGTGACCTCGAGCACGCTCAGCCCCATGCTCGGCGCGACGCCGATCGCCTTCGGCATGGTGCGCTCCAGTCACGCCGCGCCGGGCACGCGCCTGGTGGTGCATGCAGAGGGTGCGGCGTATGCCGCCGTCGTGCAGTCGCTGCGGTTCTGGCCTATTGAGAAAGGGACTGCGACGTGA
- a CDS encoding M20/M25/M40 family metallo-hydrolase, with translation MNIDLLRRLCETPGIPGREERVRALIEREVAGLFDEVITDSMGSLICTRHPTRPPVGRNKSARPTRVMIAAHMDEIGFYVRHIDEKGFLWVNPAGGFDTRNLFSRRVLVCTRHGDFVGVMNPGGRPVHISKEDERKKVPTVSEFFIDLGMDAKEVSRKVLIGDYVVMHEPFIEQPQSIVSKALDNRIACWVGVETIRALTRAKGDAGKHSASITVAFTVQEEVGLRGALTSANRVSADIGIGLDVTLACDTPGVPDNERVTKQGDGVGVMVQDSSMIADHQLTEELCAVATKKKIKHQRCILPAGGQDGAAIQRSGHGARCAAVVVGTRYIHTVTESIFKKDLQGAVDLLAAWLPTVK, from the coding sequence ATGAACATCGACCTTCTCCGTCGTCTCTGCGAAACACCCGGCATTCCCGGCCGCGAGGAGCGCGTCCGCGCCTTGATCGAGCGGGAAGTTGCCGGCCTCTTCGACGAAGTCATCACCGACTCGATGGGCTCACTCATCTGCACGCGCCATCCCACACGTCCCCCCGTGGGCCGGAACAAATCCGCCCGCCCCACGCGCGTGATGATCGCCGCCCACATGGATGAAATCGGCTTCTACGTGCGCCACATCGACGAAAAGGGCTTCCTGTGGGTCAACCCCGCTGGCGGGTTCGACACGCGCAACCTCTTCTCCCGCCGCGTGCTCGTCTGCACCCGGCACGGCGACTTCGTCGGCGTGATGAACCCCGGCGGCCGCCCCGTCCACATCTCGAAGGAAGATGAACGCAAGAAAGTGCCCACTGTCTCCGAGTTCTTCATCGACCTGGGCATGGACGCCAAGGAGGTGAGCAGGAAGGTGCTCATCGGCGACTATGTGGTCATGCACGAACCCTTCATCGAGCAGCCCCAGAGCATCGTCTCCAAGGCCCTGGACAACCGCATCGCCTGCTGGGTGGGCGTCGAGACCATCCGCGCCCTGACCCGTGCCAAGGGCGACGCAGGCAAGCACAGCGCGTCGATCACCGTGGCCTTCACCGTGCAGGAGGAGGTCGGGCTGCGCGGCGCGCTCACCAGCGCCAACCGCGTCAGCGCCGACATCGGCATCGGTCTGGACGTCACGCTCGCCTGCGACACGCCCGGCGTGCCCGACAACGAGCGCGTGACGAAGCAGGGCGACGGCGTGGGAGTCATGGTGCAGGATTCATCCATGATCGCCGACCATCAGCTCACCGAGGAGCTCTGCGCGGTGGCGACGAAGAAGAAGATCAAGCACCAGCGCTGCATCCTGCCCGCGGGCGGCCAGGACGGGGCCGCGATCCAGCGCTCCGGCCACGGCGCCCGCTGCGCCGCGGTGGTCGTCGGCACGCGCTACATCCACACCGTGACGGAGTCCATCTTCAAGAAGGATCTGCAAGGCGCGGTCGATCTGCTCGCGGCGTGGCTGCCCACGGTCAAGTGA
- a CDS encoding D-glycerate dehydrogenase, giving the protein MSTHEIIITRPLPGDPAGRLRQAGFTRLWINPADERLSPEQFREVVNSAHGVRAIITTPVDRVDGPLLDAAGGGLVIVSNYAVGVDNIDLAECQRRSVIVGHTPDAVTEPTADIAWLLLLGAARRAWEGVDLIRTAGRTDGTAWKGVAPCELNGTRVLGKTLFIVGAGRIGLATARRALGWNMRILYHARSRHAEFEASPVNAQRVTLEEGLQLADFVSLHTPLTNETRHLINAQRLALMKPEAILINTARGAVVDEAALVEALRTRTIAAAGLDVYEHEPKVHPGLLALPNVFLLPHLGSATREDREWMMRLAVDNAVAALRGKPVPHRVA; this is encoded by the coding sequence ATGTCCACGCACGAAATCATCATCACCCGCCCGCTGCCGGGCGATCCCGCCGGGCGGCTGCGGCAGGCGGGGTTCACGCGGCTCTGGATCAACCCGGCGGATGAGCGGCTGTCGCCCGAGCAGTTCCGTGAAGTGGTGAACAGCGCACACGGTGTCCGCGCCATCATCACCACGCCTGTTGATCGCGTGGATGGCCCGCTGCTCGACGCGGCGGGCGGGGGGCTGGTGATCGTCAGCAACTACGCCGTGGGCGTGGACAACATCGATCTCGCCGAGTGTCAGCGGCGGAGCGTCATCGTCGGCCACACGCCCGACGCCGTAACCGAGCCGACCGCGGACATCGCGTGGCTGCTGCTGCTGGGTGCGGCCCGTCGCGCCTGGGAGGGGGTTGACCTCATCCGCACCGCCGGGCGGACGGATGGCACGGCGTGGAAGGGCGTGGCCCCGTGTGAACTCAACGGCACGCGCGTACTGGGCAAGACGCTGTTCATCGTCGGCGCGGGGCGCATCGGGCTGGCCACGGCGAGACGGGCGCTGGGGTGGAACATGCGCATCCTGTACCACGCGCGGTCGCGCCATGCCGAGTTCGAGGCGTCGCCGGTCAACGCACAGCGCGTGACACTCGAAGAGGGGCTGCAACTGGCGGACTTCGTGTCACTCCACACACCGCTGACGAATGAAACGCGGCACCTCATCAATGCGCAGCGACTGGCGCTGATGAAGCCCGAGGCGATTCTCATCAACACCGCCCGCGGTGCGGTGGTGGATGAAGCCGCGCTGGTCGAGGCGCTGCGGACACGGACCATCGCCGCGGCGGGGCTGGATGTCTACGAACATGAACCGAAGGTGCATCCGGGACTGCTGGCGCTGCCCAACGTGTTCCTGCTGCCTCACCTGGGCAGCGCCACGCGCGAGGATCGCGAGTGGATGATGCGTCTGGCGGTGGACAACGCGGTCGCGGCCCTGCGGGGTAAGCCCGTGCCGCACCGGGTGGCGTGA
- the paaN gene encoding phenylacetic acid degradation protein PaaN, which translates to MTHPAQQLFDTHRSTLDHALSAIRNRTYWSAYPEVPSGKVYGETARDDGQKAYEARLNARFDPDQPATLGWVGGEVSPYGPALGVTYPKVDVPGLLAAAHSAMKSWGSASIEARVGVCLEILHRLNRRSFEMSFAVMHTTGQGWMMAFQAGGPHAQDRGLEAVAYAYDEMTRTPAHATWVKRVGKEETVTLEKRYRLVPRGVAVTIGCSTFPTWNGYPGLFASLATGNAVVMKPHPGAILPLAITVEIARAVLKEAGFDPNVVTLAADTHDAPITKELVTHPLVRIVDYTGGSAFGEWIEQHARQATVYTEKAGVNSVVIDSVENLKPVTGNLAFSLSLYSGQMCTTPQNIFIPRTGIDTAEGRKSFDEVAGAIVKALDWLLGDPKRGAEILGAIQNEHTLRRIGEARAVALAAGGAVLRESTPVANEQYPAARVRSPLVVRVEAAREEAFMREWFGPIVVIVPTDGTEQSIDLAAKGAKRCGAITAAVYSTNADVLARAEEALAEAGVSLSCNLTGSIWVNQAAAFSDFHVSGANPAGNATLCDSAFVAGRFRVVQSRVLAPTAAAVAG; encoded by the coding sequence GTGACTCACCCCGCTCAGCAGCTCTTTGACACCCACCGCTCAACGCTCGATCACGCGCTGAGCGCCATCCGCAACCGCACGTACTGGAGCGCGTACCCCGAGGTGCCCAGCGGCAAGGTGTACGGCGAGACCGCCCGCGACGACGGCCAGAAGGCGTACGAAGCGCGGCTCAACGCCCGCTTCGATCCGGATCAGCCCGCCACGCTGGGGTGGGTCGGCGGCGAGGTGTCGCCCTACGGCCCCGCGCTGGGCGTCACGTATCCCAAGGTGGATGTGCCGGGACTGCTTGCGGCGGCCCACAGCGCGATGAAGTCGTGGGGAAGCGCTTCCATCGAAGCGCGCGTGGGCGTATGCCTGGAGATTCTCCACCGCCTCAACAGGCGGTCCTTCGAGATGTCCTTCGCCGTCATGCACACCACCGGGCAGGGCTGGATGATGGCGTTTCAGGCCGGTGGTCCGCACGCGCAGGACCGCGGGCTGGAGGCGGTGGCCTACGCCTACGACGAGATGACCCGCACCCCGGCGCACGCGACCTGGGTGAAACGCGTGGGCAAGGAGGAGACGGTGACGCTGGAGAAACGCTACCGTCTCGTACCGCGCGGCGTGGCGGTGACCATCGGCTGCTCAACCTTCCCCACCTGGAACGGCTATCCGGGGCTGTTCGCGTCGCTGGCCACGGGCAACGCGGTGGTGATGAAGCCCCATCCAGGGGCGATTCTGCCGCTGGCGATCACGGTGGAGATCGCGCGGGCGGTGCTGAAGGAAGCCGGCTTCGACCCCAACGTGGTCACCCTGGCCGCGGACACGCACGACGCCCCGATCACCAAGGAACTGGTGACGCACCCGCTGGTGCGCATCGTCGATTACACCGGCGGCAGCGCGTTCGGGGAATGGATCGAGCAGCACGCGCGGCAGGCGACGGTCTACACCGAGAAGGCGGGCGTCAACTCGGTCGTCATCGACAGCGTGGAGAACCTCAAGCCCGTCACGGGGAATCTCGCCTTCTCGCTGTCGCTCTACTCCGGACAGATGTGCACCACGCCGCAGAACATCTTCATCCCCCGCACGGGCATCGATACGGCGGAGGGGCGGAAGTCCTTCGATGAGGTGGCCGGGGCGATCGTCAAGGCGCTCGACTGGCTGCTTGGCGACCCCAAGCGCGGCGCGGAGATTCTCGGGGCGATCCAGAACGAGCACACGCTGAGGCGAATTGGTGAAGCCCGCGCCGTCGCTCTGGCCGCGGGGGGGGCGGTGCTGCGCGAGAGCACGCCCGTGGCGAACGAGCAGTATCCCGCCGCACGGGTGCGAAGTCCGCTCGTGGTGCGCGTGGAGGCGGCGCGTGAGGAGGCGTTCATGCGCGAGTGGTTCGGGCCGATCGTGGTCATCGTCCCTACCGACGGAACGGAGCAGTCGATCGACCTGGCGGCGAAGGGGGCGAAGCGCTGCGGGGCGATCACCGCGGCGGTGTACTCCACGAACGCCGACGTGCTGGCGCGGGCGGAAGAGGCCCTGGCTGAGGCGGGCGTGTCGCTTTCGTGCAATCTGACGGGGTCGATCTGGGTCAACCAGGCGGCGGCGTTCAGCGACTTTCACGTGTCCGGGGCGAACCCCGCCGGCAACGCCACGCTGTGCGACAGCGCGTTCGTGGCGGGTCGATTCCGCGTGGTGCAGAGCCGCGTGCTGGCGCCCACGGCGGCCGCGGTGGCGGGGTGA
- a CDS encoding class I SAM-dependent methyltransferase codes for MNPVGNEDYLAPYRAAAERHGGGFEATMWKSREAQVLRFDIMAEMACFHGATLLDAGCGSGDFAVRLIERHVPFARFIGVDAVEQQIALARERRLPRCEFHVADFVRDAGAFRLIEPDWVCFSGSLNTLSESKARGVIHAAFVAARRGVVFNFLSDRHDASINPHVMRPARRFDTVAMLEWSLDQSPLVRFRQDYLNGHDATIVIERAATE; via the coding sequence ATGAACCCGGTTGGAAACGAAGATTATCTCGCGCCGTACCGGGCCGCCGCCGAGCGGCACGGCGGGGGGTTCGAGGCCACCATGTGGAAGAGCCGCGAGGCCCAGGTGCTGCGGTTCGACATCATGGCCGAGATGGCCTGCTTTCATGGCGCCACGCTGCTGGATGCCGGGTGCGGGTCGGGCGACTTCGCGGTCCGGCTCATCGAACGTCACGTCCCCTTCGCCCGGTTCATCGGCGTGGACGCGGTGGAGCAGCAGATCGCTCTGGCCCGTGAGCGCCGGCTGCCGCGCTGCGAGTTTCACGTGGCGGATTTCGTGCGCGACGCCGGGGCCTTTCGGCTGATCGAGCCGGACTGGGTCTGCTTTTCCGGCTCGCTGAACACGCTGTCCGAAAGCAAGGCCCGCGGTGTGATCCACGCCGCCTTCGTCGCCGCCAGGCGGGGCGTCGTCTTCAACTTTCTCTCGGATCGGCACGATGCGAGCATCAACCCTCACGTCATGCGACCGGCCCGCCGGTTCGACACCGTGGCCATGCTGGAGTGGTCGCTCGACCAGTCGCCGCTGGTGCGCTTCCGGCAGGATTACCTCAACGGGCACGACGCCACGATCGTGATCGAACGCGCCGCGACCGAGTAG
- a CDS encoding DUF167 domain-containing protein: MRVKAVPGSSRDEVSGVLGDRLKVRLSAPPEGGKANRALRGLLAAALGVRTRDVTVESGAASPEKVVRVQGVNVAHARQRLLA, encoded by the coding sequence ATCCGCGTCAAGGCGGTGCCGGGATCGTCGCGCGACGAAGTTTCCGGCGTTCTCGGCGATCGGTTGAAGGTGCGCCTCAGCGCGCCGCCGGAGGGCGGCAAAGCCAACCGGGCGCTGCGCGGGCTGCTCGCCGCCGCTCTGGGCGTACGGACGCGCGACGTCACCGTGGAATCGGGAGCGGCGAGTCCCGAAAAGGTGGTGCGGGTGCAAGGCGTGAACGTGGCTCACGCACGACAACGACTCCTGGCCTGA
- a CDS encoding glutathionylspermidine synthase family protein translates to MTAPWMPVRSLDEAERRTLRRRMIFEHGKFDPRVGDVEVIAPFPIILRPEAWSEIADAAEALAAEAMAAEQELMDRPELHRSLGLPRSIRAALRRGDAPVSIARQIRFDFHWTTEGWRISEANTDVPGGYLEAEGLSRLMVEHHSDFHPCGDPMAALVRSVAAGTDPDSVIALVHATAYTDDRQTMAAMQRRFEVIGRRAVLIAPDHVTWRSGRARLDHAWADGDMGAMIRFFPAEWLANLPRRTGWRHFFAGSTTPQSNPACALLTQSKRWSLLTDRLRAPLEHWRTFLPETRDPREVAWKRDEGWVIKPALGRVGDGVGIRGVTPEKDWRRIARACSWFPGHWVAQRRFQSAPMETDDGPVYPCIGVFAIDGRACGAYGRVSRMPLIDQHAMEAAVLVAAPRPVGDSRGSGARGKEAAHAAARPV, encoded by the coding sequence ATGACGGCGCCGTGGATGCCGGTGAGGTCGCTGGATGAAGCCGAGCGGCGGACGCTGCGCCGCCGCATGATCTTCGAGCATGGCAAGTTCGACCCGCGTGTGGGAGACGTGGAGGTGATCGCGCCGTTTCCCATCATCCTGCGGCCCGAGGCGTGGAGCGAGATTGCTGACGCCGCGGAAGCACTGGCAGCCGAGGCGATGGCGGCTGAACAGGAGTTGATGGACAGGCCGGAGCTGCATCGCTCGCTCGGGTTGCCCCGGTCGATCCGGGCCGCGCTGCGTCGAGGCGATGCACCGGTTTCGATCGCACGGCAGATTCGCTTCGACTTCCACTGGACGACCGAGGGATGGCGCATCTCCGAGGCCAATACCGACGTACCGGGCGGCTACCTTGAGGCGGAGGGACTCTCCCGGCTGATGGTGGAGCATCATTCCGACTTCCACCCATGCGGCGACCCCATGGCGGCGCTGGTGCGATCCGTCGCGGCGGGGACCGACCCGGACTCGGTCATCGCGCTCGTTCACGCCACCGCCTACACGGACGATCGTCAGACCATGGCGGCGATGCAGCGCCGTTTCGAGGTGATCGGGCGGCGGGCGGTGCTCATCGCGCCGGACCACGTCACATGGCGAAGCGGCAGGGCGCGCCTCGACCACGCGTGGGCCGACGGCGACATGGGCGCGATGATCCGATTCTTCCCGGCGGAGTGGCTGGCCAATCTCCCGCGGCGCACTGGCTGGCGTCACTTCTTCGCCGGTTCGACAACGCCTCAAAGCAACCCCGCCTGCGCGCTGCTGACGCAGAGCAAACGCTGGTCATTGCTCACCGATCGGCTCAGGGCGCCGCTGGAGCACTGGCGGACCTTCCTGCCCGAGACGCGCGACCCGCGTGAGGTGGCGTGGAAACGAGATGAGGGCTGGGTCATCAAGCCCGCGCTGGGTCGCGTGGGTGATGGTGTGGGCATCCGGGGCGTGACGCCGGAAAAGGATTGGCGACGCATCGCCCGCGCCTGTTCGTGGTTCCCCGGCCACTGGGTCGCGCAGCGACGCTTCCAGTCGGCGCCGATGGAGACGGACGACGGGCCGGTATATCCGTGCATCGGCGTGTTCGCCATCGACGGCCGCGCCTGCGGGGCATACGGGCGCGTGAGCCGCATGCCGCTCATCGACCAGCACGCGATGGAGGCGGCGGTGCTGGTGGCCGCGCCGCGGCCCGTGGGCGACAGCCGCGGATCGGGCGCGAGGGGAAAGGAGGCCGCACATGCAGCCGCTCGACCTGTTTGA
- a CDS encoding aminotransferase class I/II-fold pyridoxal phosphate-dependent enzyme encodes MTLRKQVSLNLNVRGMGTSATLGIKDRVRTLRREGRHVYDLGLGQSPFPVPEPVVEALRLAAPEKDYLPVRGLPALREAVADFHRRKDRIDRDPDDVIVGPGSKELMFLLQIAYYGEIILPTPCWVSYLPQARIIGRRISLIHTTHESGWKLTAEQFHHALKAVSDDSRPRLLILNYPGNPTGGTYNELELRAIADVAREYEVVVLSDEIYAQLHFSGGHTSIAHFYPEGTIQSSGLSKWCGAGGWRLGTFTFPPDLRWLRDAMTAVASETYTAVSAPIQYAAIQAFRCGPEIERYLAHARRILAALAARCADSLRGSGARLISADGAFYLFPDFSPHSDALASREVVDGWSLCERALTDVGAAALPGASFGRSRAELTARLALVDFDGAAALAASESIPLDQPLPDDFLHHHCRNVVEGVDRLAEWAATPRHASVERRQAAAG; translated from the coding sequence ATGACGCTTCGCAAGCAGGTCAGTCTCAATCTCAACGTCCGCGGCATGGGAACATCCGCCACGCTGGGCATCAAGGACCGCGTACGCACGCTGCGCCGCGAGGGTCGCCATGTCTACGACCTGGGGCTGGGTCAGTCGCCGTTTCCCGTGCCCGAGCCGGTGGTGGAGGCGCTGCGGCTGGCGGCGCCGGAGAAGGACTACCTGCCCGTGCGCGGCCTGCCCGCCCTTCGCGAGGCCGTGGCGGACTTTCACCGGCGCAAGGATCGCATCGACCGCGATCCGGATGATGTGATCGTCGGCCCCGGCTCCAAGGAGCTGATGTTCCTGCTGCAGATCGCCTACTACGGCGAGATCATTCTGCCCACGCCCTGCTGGGTCTCGTACCTGCCGCAGGCGCGAATCATCGGGCGGCGCATCAGTCTCATCCACACCACGCACGAATCCGGCTGGAAGCTGACCGCCGAGCAGTTTCATCACGCGCTGAAGGCCGTCAGCGACGATTCGCGGCCGCGCCTGCTCATCCTCAACTACCCCGGCAACCCCACCGGCGGCACCTACAACGAACTGGAGCTTCGCGCCATCGCCGACGTGGCCCGCGAATACGAGGTCGTCGTGCTCTCCGACGAGATCTACGCCCAGCTGCATTTCTCAGGCGGACACACGTCGATTGCGCATTTCTACCCTGAAGGCACGATTCAGAGTTCGGGACTGTCCAAGTGGTGCGGCGCCGGCGGGTGGCGGCTGGGCACGTTCACCTTCCCGCCCGACCTGCGCTGGCTGCGCGACGCCATGACCGCGGTGGCCAGCGAGACGTACACCGCCGTCAGCGCCCCGATTCAGTACGCCGCGATCCAGGCCTTTCGCTGCGGGCCTGAGATCGAGCGTTATCTGGCGCACGCGCGGCGTATTCTGGCCGCGCTGGCCGCCCGCTGCGCCGACTCGCTGCGCGGCTCGGGCGCGCGTCTGATATCCGCGGATGGCGCGTTCTACCTGTTCCCCGACTTCTCGCCCCACTCCGACGCACTCGCCTCGCGCGAGGTGGTGGACGGCTGGTCGCTCTGCGAGCGCGCGCTGACGGATGTCGGCGCGGCGGCCCTGCCGGGAGCGTCCTTCGGACGCTCCCGGGCGGAGCTGACCGCCCGGCTCGCCCTGGTGGACTTCGACGGCGCCGCCGCGCTGGCCGCCTCGGAGTCGATCCCGCTCGACCAACCCCTGCCGGATGACTTCCTGCACCATCACTGCCGCAACGTGGTGGAGGGCGTTGACCGTCTGGCCGAATGGGCGGCGACGCCCAGGCACGCCAGCGTTGAGAGGCGCCAGGCCGCGGCGGGATAG
- a CDS encoding KamA family radical SAM protein produces MSRISLPVADTPPGAYDPRRKVRYIRTVDQVANIPENQREALRPVTEKYVFRANDYYLSLIDWNDPNDPIRQLIIPREEELKEWGRLDASNEAAVTVAKGVQHKYPHTVLLLCNEVCGAYCRYCFRKRLFMDENDEVTNDVSEGIRYIASNPNVTNVLLTGGDPLLMSTRRIVEILKQLRAIPHVKIIRIGSKMPAFDPWRLTRDEELQNAFRTYSTPRARIYLMAHFDHPRELTDDAINGLDCFIRCGVICVNQCPLIRGINDDPKTLSDLYRTLSWIGVPPYYLFQCRPTAGNEPYSVPLTRGWEIFREALRHGSGLARRARYTMSHETGKVEILAVDERHIYLRYHRAKDAANRGRFMIYERNDQAHWLDDLKPAAADAPRFPSPEAFDASDGPD; encoded by the coding sequence ATGTCGCGCATTTCCCTCCCCGTGGCCGACACACCGCCCGGCGCGTACGACCCCAGACGCAAGGTCAGGTACATCCGCACGGTCGATCAGGTGGCCAACATCCCGGAGAACCAGCGCGAAGCGCTGCGCCCCGTCACCGAAAAATACGTCTTCCGCGCCAACGACTACTACCTCTCTCTCATCGACTGGAACGACCCCAACGACCCGATCAGGCAGCTCATCATCCCGCGCGAGGAGGAACTGAAGGAGTGGGGCCGTCTCGACGCCAGCAACGAGGCCGCCGTCACCGTGGCCAAGGGCGTGCAGCATAAGTACCCCCACACCGTGCTGCTGCTCTGCAACGAGGTGTGCGGGGCGTACTGCCGCTACTGCTTCCGCAAGCGCCTGTTCATGGATGAGAACGACGAGGTCACCAACGACGTCTCCGAGGGAATCAGGTACATCGCTTCCAACCCCAACGTCACCAACGTGCTGCTGACGGGCGGCGACCCGCTGCTGATGAGCACGCGGCGCATCGTGGAGATCCTCAAGCAGCTCCGCGCCATCCCGCACGTCAAGATCATCCGCATCGGCTCCAAGATGCCCGCCTTCGACCCGTGGCGGTTGACGCGCGATGAGGAGCTGCAGAACGCCTTCCGCACCTACTCGACCCCCAGGGCCCGCATCTACCTGATGGCCCACTTCGACCATCCGCGCGAACTGACCGACGACGCCATCAACGGGCTGGACTGCTTCATCAGGTGCGGCGTGATCTGCGTCAACCAGTGTCCGCTCATCCGCGGCATCAACGATGACCCGAAGACGCTCAGCGATCTCTATCGCACGCTTTCGTGGATCGGCGTGCCGCCCTACTACCTGTTCCAGTGCCGCCCGACGGCGGGCAACGAGCCCTACAGCGTGCCGCTGACGCGCGGGTGGGAGATCTTCCGCGAAGCCCTGCGCCATGGCTCCGGGCTGGCGCGTCGGGCCCGCTACACCATGTCGCATGAGACCGGCAAGGTGGAGATTCTCGCCGTGGATGAGCGGCACATCTACCTGCGCTACCACCGCGCCAAGGACGCCGCCAATCGCGGGCGCTTCATGATCTACGAGCGGAACGATCAGGCGCACTGGCTCGACGACCTCAAGCCGGCGGCGGCAGATGCGCCTCGATTCCCGTCCCCGGAGGCGTTTGACGCCTCGGATGGTCCGGATTGA